A segment of the Deltaproteobacteria bacterium genome:
GTTGGCCTGCTCCATGGCGCTGAGCCTCAGGTCGAGATTTGTAAAGCTTCCCACCGAACCGAAGGACACGCCCAGGACAGACGTCGGGTTGGATGCAGGTAGATTGACCGCAAAATCCCCACCGCCGTAGGACGCATCGCTCACTCCCGCGTTACCGAATATTTCGGTTCCCCCGCCGGTAGCGGCATGGCCGCCCCACTTGATACCGAGGTTTCTGGACCATGATTCATCCACGATGACGATCCTCGCCTCGATACGGACCTGTGGGGTAGGTATGTCCAACTCGGCGACAAGGTCCTCAATCTTTTTAACGTTTCCCTTCACGTCCTTGACGATAAGGGAGTTGGTCCTGGAATCCGTATTGATACTGCCCCTGGGACCGAGAAACGGGGTCAGTTGGCCGACAACATCTCCAGCCTTGGCATAACTCAGGGGGACAATCTTCAGGAGCAGTTCTTCCACCTGTTCCTGGGCCTTTTTTGCCGTCAGTGCGGCATTACGTTCTTTTTCGATCTGGACGACAGGGGCGATCCTGATAACGTTGCCCTCGCGGATCTGCCCAAGGCCTTTTGTCTTTAGAATCACGTCAAGCGCCTGGTCCCATGGAACGTTGACCATCCTCATGCTGATTTTGCCGCCGACATTGTCACCGGTTATGATGTTAAGCCCGCTGACCTCAGCGATAAGCCTCAGGACATTGAGAACATCCGCATTCTTGAAATCCAGGGTCATCAAATCCCCCGTATATTTCGGTGCCTCCTTAGCTTCAACTATCTGCTCGGCAGCGCCTGGAGCTTTCTGGGGAGCAACCTGCGCCTCGGCTTTAGCCGGCTTTTCCTCCATCGCCGGCTGAGCCGCCGCCGGGGCGGAAATCTCGACAGGAGCGACCTCAGCCGGCTGCTCCTGGACAGGCGAAGCCAGAATAACCGTCAAAGTAATTCCATTCTGTTCCACCTGAAACTGGGTCCCTTCCTCGTATGTCAGGCTGACCCTCGCCCCATCTGCTCCCTTTGGATTAAAGGAACTGAGCGCCAGCAGGGGACCTCCGATATCCCTCGTATCCTGGCTCCTGACGAGCCGGGTGGGAAGATCGGCTTTGTCCAGATCCACGATCAGATGGCGGGAATCCGGCTGGGAAACCGAATATTTAACCGGAGAGTCGGCAATAATCAGGACGGCGCCGCCACCCTCTTCGGTCCGGTAGCGGATATCAGATATGGCAGGACCGGGTTCGGCCTGTTTAACGTTCGTCGTCGAGGGAACAGGTTCGGGCTCAGGTGCGGCCTGCTGCGCCACAACGGCCTCTGGGGCCTGTTCCACAGCGAGTGCAGGAGCAGCCTCCGGGGCCTGTTCCACAACGGGTGGTGCAGGAGCAGCTTCCGGGGTCTGTACCGGGACGGCCTCTGCGGCCTGTTCCACAGCGAGTGCCGAGGCAGCCTCTGCGGCCTGTTCCACAGCGGGCGCCGGAGCGGCCTCTGGAGCCTGTTGCACAGGTTCAGGAACCCCCTTCACCGCAATCTCACTGGGCCCTTCTACGCCAAGTGTGACAATCAGCCGATCATCTCGGACCTCAAACACGTAGGGAGGCACCGTCTCGGCCTCAAGGTCAAGCACGAAGCGCAGTTTTCCCTCTTTTGCGTGTTCACCCACCCGGATCCTGGCTACTCCGGACATCTCCACGGGGATAACCCGCGGCTTGAATCCCTTGCTGACTCCCCAGACGTCCACAACAAGCCGTGCAGGACCTGTGAGGTTCAAGGCATCATATTTTTTCAGGGAGCCATTCCCGACAAGTTCCATACTGAAATGGCCATCCTCCTCATAGAAAAGAACCTTATTGACGACAGTCGCCGGTTCCAGGGCTGGCTGCTCGGGCACTGGAGCTACAGCCGTTGTCTCTACTGGGGTCGTCTCCTCGGGCACGGTCAGTTCCACCACCTCCGGCGCGCCCGACTGGGGCATCCCGGTCGAGGGGGATTCGACCGGTTCCTCCGGAGTCACTGCCACAGCGGCTTGGGCCGGGGCGATCTCCGGCTCGGACACGGTAACAGGTTTCATGAAATCGATGATGATCTGGTTATCGACACGCGACGTCTCATAATCCCACAGTTCGGAGAGTCCGATTTCAAGGCGACCGATGCGTCCGGCTTTCTCATCAAACTGTTCGGGAACAACGCTGGTCACGTTGCCCAGGGAAACGTCTATTTTATCACCCAGTTGGGTAACGTCGGTATCGGCAAGATCGACGATAAGTCTGAGCGGTTCGGAAAGCCTGAATACCGTGTATGTCAGGGGAGCCGAACCGTCAATGGTCAAACGGACCCTGTCCGGAAGATCCTCCCCGGTCACGGAGAGAATCCTGGCCACCGCCGCCTTTTCCACGGACTTCTTCATCTGGCCGGCCTGGCCGGCGCAGCCTGCGATCACCAGCGTTAAGGCCAGCATGGCCCACGGAAGCTTTTTGATCACACTTTTCATCACAAACTCTCCCCTTTTTTCTCGTGGAGACGGAGGACCGTTTCCTGAGTAATCTTACGGCCCAGATAATCCTCAAATTCTTCCTGAACAACAATATTCTCGGATGTGATCCTTGTAACCTTTCCCCTGTTTTGTCCAATAGGGGTTCCAACGGTTACGATATATGGCTTTCCGTCCGGGGCAATAATCTGAGCCATGACCTTCTTGCCCATAATGACAATTCCGTCGACCTTCAGGTCGGAAAGGGAAACCCGCTGAAGTGGGGTCAGCTGCTCTTCCGGGACGGAATTTTTCAACTTACGCACCTTGACAAGGGAAACGAACGGGTCCCTGAGACCGGCGGGGTTGTAAACAAACACACCCGCTCCTTCCGTTTTTCCCTCCTTTGCCACCGGCACCGCGGCGGTTTTCTTATGCGGCTTAACGGTCACCGGAACCTTGGTGCTCGGCGGAGGAGTGGACTTCTGACACGCCACGGTTCCGAAGGCCATTAGAACCACAAGTGACAACACTGCGAAGCAGGCGCGAGTACCATGCCGAACGGATCGCATGGATCAACCCCCCTTCTCAATGTATCGGTAGGTGGTAGCAAGGGCACTGATATCCAGAATCATCGAGCCCGTTTCTTCGTCCTCCATCGGATGCCCCATGGTGATATTTCCAACGTTGATAATCCTGGGGAGTTTACTCACGGCGTCGAGAAACATCCCCAACTCGTGATAGCCTCCCTTGACCTTGATCTGGATGGGAACCTCAGCGAAAAAGTCCCTGTTCACATCGCTCATGGGTTTTACATAGACGACCTGCAGCCCATTGATGGATCCGAGATTGCTGAGCGTCTCAAGCAGGTTGGGAATCTCCCGCTTGTTAGGCAGTTCCTGGACAACCCTGGTCAATTGAAGGTTGAGCTTCTCCACCTCCTCCTTGAACCTCGGCAAATTCCTGGCGATGGCCTGATTCTCGTTGAGCTTCGCCTGTTTGTTGCTGTATTCAGTCTTAAGCCTGTTATACACCTCAGCCTTGCCCCGGTAAAAAGAGTACCAATAGAGGCCCACAATAACCCCGGCGACCACCAGAATCAGCAGTGCCTTTCTCGCCGGCGATAGGTTGGCGACGGTTTCGGCATCTATAGCCATTTCCTTCTCCTTCCTGCCCCAGGCTTACCTATGCCTGATTCTGCCCATTGGCGATCTTGCAGCGGATGGAAAAATCGTTGACCCTGATCTTCCGGTCCCCGAGTTTCATATCCTGTTGGGTGGTTACGTCCAACTCCACATCACTGAAGTACTCCGATTTGTCCAGGTTTCTCATGAAATTCGCTATATCATCGGGAGTCATGGATTTTCCCCGGATCGTCAGATTGTCTCCCCGTTCCTGTACGAAGAGAAGCCAGACCTGCGGAGGCAGCGCCCTGTTGAGCTCATCCATAACGTGAACCTGAAGCTGTCTGTTCATCCTGAGCTGACCGATCACCCTTATCTTTTCCTGAAGGACCTTTTTGTCGGCCTTGAACTTCTCAACCTGTTTAACCACCTTGGAAAGCCGGGCGATCTCTGAATCCACACGGGAAAGATCAGCACGGGTATTGCTGATCTTCCTGTTGGTGGACGAATTCCAGTAATAGATCCCGATGAAAACCAGGATAAGCAGCAGAAAGAAAAAAAGCTGCTGCTGCCGGGCGCTCAGTGCCCGACGCTCCTCTCTAACCGGAAGAAGATTTATCTTAATCATCGGTCATGCGCCTTTCTGATGGCCAGCCCGAGTCCGATACTGAGCATGGGACCGACCTCCTCAATATACGCCGGGTCGAACTTCTTCTTCTGGAAGGTAATGCTCTCAACAGGGTTAATCATCTCAACCTGCACCCCAAGCCTCTGCTCAATAGACTGGACGATGCCCGAAACCTTGGCCCCTCCCCCGCAGAGGGAAACCCGGCCGATCTTGATCTCCGGGTTGGACGAGTTGAAGAAGTCCAAGGACCGCTGGACCTCCTGCCCCAGGTTGTCCGAGATAACCCCCAGGATAGGCTTGACCTCAGCGGGACCTTTTTCACCGACGGTCTCCCCCCTTTTTAACTGGTCGGCCTCATCAAAGCTGACCTGCAGCTGCTTCTGGATTGCCTCGGTAAACTGGTTCCCCCCAACGGAGATATCCCGCGTGAAGATGGACACCCCATCCTTTATGATGTTGATGTTGGTTGTAGATGCGCCCACGTTCACGAGGGCGACTACTTCCTCCGGCGGAAGCACATAATTCGTCTCGTACATATTCTCCAGGGCAAAGGCGTCCACGTCCGCTACCACCGGGTTGAGGCCGGCATCCCTGACAACATTGACGAGGTCGTTGATGACGTCCTTCTTAACCACCACCAGGAGAACGTCCATCTTACCTTCATCCCGGGAGGGGCCGAGGATGACGAAATCCATATTTACCTCGGAGGCGTCGAAAGGAACGTACTGTTCGGCCTCAAACTGGATGTTTCTTTCCAGTTCCTCCTCCGTCATATCCTGGACCTTGATCTTCTTGATGATCACCGAGTGCCCTGATACGGATACGGCCACGTCCTTAACCTTCAGCTTGATGTCGCGCACCATCTCCCTGATGGTATCGCTGATGACGCCGGCGTCCATGATGGCCCCGTCAACGATGGCCTCCTGGGGGAGGGCCCGGACCCCTAGATTGACAAGGCGGTACCCCTTCCCCGTTTCCTTGAGCTGGACAACCTTTATGGAACTGGAACCGATATCCAGTCCGGCCAGATTTTTGGAACCCCCAAACAGCGCCATACAAACCTCCCCTAATCGAGGAAAACCTTGGTTCTCTCATCAAGGCTCATCCCAAGAGCGATGATAATCTTCCTCTTTGTATCCATGCGGCAGGGCAGTCCCTTTTCAATCCGGTCCACCGTCGGGATCGACACCTCCGCACGCCGGGCAAGTTCCGCCCTGGAGATCATCATAGCCTCTCTCAGCTTCCGGACGTTATTGTCCCTGCTGTCCCTCTGTCGACCTTTCTTCGCCTGTTCCATATCTTTCCTCGATCATAACTATTGACAACCTCTACCCCAGCCCGGGGCTAAACCGTCCACGGTTAGCTGATGGACTTTTTCCCGACCCATCACAGATGGAAAACAGTTTCAAAAACCGACAAATTCTTTTAAATATATGCAAACTTACTAAAATTTGTATAAACTATGAAAAACAAAATATGGTTTGTCAAGTATTTTTTTTAAAAAAATCTTCTTTTATGGTAAGTTACGGCTATCCCTTCAACGAAAACCACAATATTTTGTACTTAACCCATCCTTTTAACACAACTAATTGTATAAAACACCAAAACACCTCACACTGTTGGCAAGTGTAAATCGGTACGTTTTTTCGTATCGTCCGACAGATCCTCATATATACTCTCACGAAAAATTCCCCGGGATCTCTCCCGGGGAATTTTTCGTTTCAGGTTTCATCTCTGGCTTATATGTTTGTTACCCATATCCTGACTGCTCCTTCCACCCTCTGGACTCTGGACCCTACCTCTAATACACCCTCTTCCAATCCCTGTCTGTAAAGGAGAGGACATTGTGTCCGCCGGGAATGCCCGGGGGGAGGTAATTCTTCAGCGCGGGGACCTGAAACATGTCCGGGACCTGGGCGAAGTTAACCACCCCGCCGATGACCGTGCCGCCGAATTTGGCTTGCTTATTGAAATTGATCTGGGTCGCGGCGTAGTAAAACCCCGTGTAGGCATCACCGGAACGGCCGGTGAAGGTGATGTCGGCCGGAGTCACCACGCCCAGGCTGTTCGTATTGGTT
Coding sequences within it:
- the pilM gene encoding type IV pilus assembly protein PilM; translation: MALFGGSKNLAGLDIGSSSIKVVQLKETGKGYRLVNLGVRALPQEAIVDGAIMDAGVISDTIREMVRDIKLKVKDVAVSVSGHSVIIKKIKVQDMTEEELERNIQFEAEQYVPFDASEVNMDFVILGPSRDEGKMDVLLVVVKKDVINDLVNVVRDAGLNPVVADVDAFALENMYETNYVLPPEEVVALVNVGASTTNINIIKDGVSIFTRDISVGGNQFTEAIQKQLQVSFDEADQLKRGETVGEKGPAEVKPILGVISDNLGQEVQRSLDFFNSSNPEIKIGRVSLCGGGAKVSGIVQSIEQRLGVQVEMINPVESITFQKKKFDPAYIEEVGPMLSIGLGLAIRKAHDR
- a CDS encoding pilus assembly protein PilP, producing MRSVRHGTRACFAVLSLVVLMAFGTVACQKSTPPPSTKVPVTVKPHKKTAAVPVAKEGKTEGAGVFVYNPAGLRDPFVSLVKVRKLKNSVPEEQLTPLQRVSLSDLKVDGIVIMGKKVMAQIIAPDGKPYIVTVGTPIGQNRGKVTRITSENIVVQEEFEDYLGRKITQETVLRLHEKKGESL
- a CDS encoding helix-turn-helix transcriptional regulator, encoding MEQAKKGRQRDSRDNNVRKLREAMMISRAELARRAEVSIPTVDRIEKGLPCRMDTKRKIIIALGMSLDERTKVFLD
- the pilO gene encoding type 4a pilus biogenesis protein PilO; the protein is MAIDAETVANLSPARKALLILVVAGVIVGLYWYSFYRGKAEVYNRLKTEYSNKQAKLNENQAIARNLPRFKEEVEKLNLQLTRVVQELPNKREIPNLLETLSNLGSINGLQVVYVKPMSDVNRDFFAEVPIQIKVKGGYHELGMFLDAVSKLPRIINVGNITMGHPMEDEETGSMILDISALATTYRYIEKGG
- the pilQ gene encoding type IV pilus secretin PilQ — translated: MKSVIKKLPWAMLALTLVIAGCAGQAGQMKKSVEKAAVARILSVTGEDLPDRVRLTIDGSAPLTYTVFRLSEPLRLIVDLADTDVTQLGDKIDVSLGNVTSVVPEQFDEKAGRIGRLEIGLSELWDYETSRVDNQIIIDFMKPVTVSEPEIAPAQAAVAVTPEEPVESPSTGMPQSGAPEVVELTVPEETTPVETTAVAPVPEQPALEPATVVNKVLFYEEDGHFSMELVGNGSLKKYDALNLTGPARLVVDVWGVSKGFKPRVIPVEMSGVARIRVGEHAKEGKLRFVLDLEAETVPPYVFEVRDDRLIVTLGVEGPSEIAVKGVPEPVQQAPEAAPAPAVEQAAEAASALAVEQAAEAVPVQTPEAAPAPPVVEQAPEAAPALAVEQAPEAVVAQQAAPEPEPVPSTTNVKQAEPGPAISDIRYRTEEGGGAVLIIADSPVKYSVSQPDSRHLIVDLDKADLPTRLVRSQDTRDIGGPLLALSSFNPKGADGARVSLTYEEGTQFQVEQNGITLTVILASPVQEQPAEVAPVEISAPAAAQPAMEEKPAKAEAQVAPQKAPGAAEQIVEAKEAPKYTGDLMTLDFKNADVLNVLRLIAEVSGLNIITGDNVGGKISMRMVNVPWDQALDVILKTKGLGQIREGNVIRIAPVVQIEKERNAALTAKKAQEQVEELLLKIVPLSYAKAGDVVGQLTPFLGPRGSINTDSRTNSLIVKDVKGNVKKIEDLVAELDIPTPQVRIEARIVIVDESWSRNLGIKWGGHAATGGGTEIFGNAGVSDASYGGGDFAVNLPASNPTSVLGVSFGSVGSFTNLDLRLSAMEQANKGKIISSPTLMVIQNQEASIEVNNPFPENRTSTSVGADGATTTTSVSFSDIWTKLKITPQVTSNDDIFMNVAVEKDSKGQQATFENNTYTGVNSHKLETKIIVKNNGTAVIGGVYTENKQDGKSSVPFLSKLPLLGNLFKSTAKEKTKEELLIFINASIVKK